A window of Amphiprion ocellaris isolate individual 3 ecotype Okinawa chromosome 12, ASM2253959v1, whole genome shotgun sequence contains these coding sequences:
- the tdrd6 gene encoding tudor domain-containing 6 isoform X2: MSSIQGLPSRGSDVTITITRVHLHPLSVVVEFWGKFSQEKTADYERLSKDIQSPGNRFQELEGNPGDQCLAQVDGTWYRSRIVSRNGSKYSVFLIDKGMTSSATRSKLAWGKKEHFQLAPEVEFCVLANVLPLSPESRWSPVALDFLKSLAGKSVTAYVQDVLVQHRTFLLHIPSIARQMYEMGFAKKLSQDLFQDFVLMTLQSHSASEASPGIQQLSKGAGERLHKQELFMYPELPGGTVETVIVTEVTNPQRIFCQLKVFSQELKKLSEQLTQSCEGRVSNCIIDPEMAGFPCAARGADGKWYRSVLQQVFPTNNMVEVLNVDFGTKQFVQVKNVRPLAAEFFRMPVVTYICSLHGIIDKGVGWTTSQIDYLRCLLLYKTVIAKFEYQSISEGVHYVTLYGDDSVNMNNLFGAKESCFLECDKSLGDYTLRNSAYSRQPPVRQDSNDRNMLTSRQAVEENKMKAAEKLPAGDLPLNSSHVAVVQHVSSPSQFWIQTQNYTQDLDELMDGIYHLYKDSPNKDPVRNPTVGLYCVAKSEDGEFYRATVTEVCETQVKVFYVDYGNTEVVDRSDIRMLPAKFKKLPWLALKCILAGVRPKEETWGESASEFFFKAVTDKSVSVHVTAKHGDSYVVQLTDPEAQGEQDVSTLMVSAGLAERSEIQTKAKVNMPTPIMPPAQCPAPRASGVFSSSGMSFLIPNPVFLANTERRVLTFKEHMFPIGSVLDVTVSYIESPNDFWCQLAQNTGYLKLLMRDIQAHYAGSEFEPNVETACVARHPDNGMWYRALVIHKHEAPQVDVLFVDYGQMETVSLFDLRRIRPEFLTLHGQAFRCSLLNPIDPTSAINEWNGEAVTRFQKFVETAVSNFVILKCTIFAVMYSEQKIVFNIVDLETPFESVCTSLANLVKSAPPKKATGPSFRLDTYYYSTHNVKTGTEEQVTVTCVSNTGQFYCQLEKNVDVMKDLKMKVSNLCRQLENVKLPAVFGTLCFARYTDGEWYRGQIKATKPAILVNFVDYGDTIEVEKCDLLPVPREANDIMSVPVQAVVCGLSDVPVKVPGEVNSWFETNATECKFRALVVAREPDGKLLVELYHGNTQINAKIKKMFQIKMHTEEQVVNQGWKAHEASANHDKKTVKGVSKQAADMGDQTQMAKKNNFSSPKPPHQMRDVRKSTDVNLLPAPKPTRPVYENSQKVRTAPLELYKPPHQRQSCGRMTSNSLEPAGAHVMPKKEKPTDTESESPDTESQNESNAEKLPKLSDLPLKPITPGLAADVYVSHCNSPLSFYVQCLSEEEQIFSLVEKLNDPRSALIPNNIKDARPGDLVQAEFPDDSLWYRAVVREIHGNTEALVEFVDFGNTAMTLISKIGRLHKSFLELPVYSTHCMLSSAASFEENRVLDPDVVSAFKDNIGDNAEKVFRCEFIRQVGSVWEVSLEDSGVSVVCEVNTKCPEILSEKLEQVKEEPVEISDISQEPENTEKSLVNPCCYHQQEFLDGQQSEVYITVLNDDQTFWCQSANSEELDKIMLSVSEVGDDADHNPVDPGAVLPGNPCIARFSDDQLWYRAEVINTAGDELSVVFIDYGNKSQVNITDVREVPPVLLEIPPQAFLCELEGFDKSRGCWDSRAYNEISTLTADKLLQLNITRVTRADRKTKCFVRMECEGQVLNEVMKTWWKSFTTEHKPDTAELTSSYEPPLQHDPTVDEDVPPEDPLQQPEIQAVDSAVSNVHPETDHSQEHSADEPTDPHRVNEVSTIENSPENREDSEDSAHSESFVESPKDERDSIEGLDIVPAVITPHEDILPDETILPPLDNKQGPDVLSSSCNVNAAETDKGTEEQDTSVVDSVGPEDFSSPLDENLVESMDGSETTKEESLLEETNTSNSCFDIMAFTGPATERDYMEAGVVTSTPLTCMTTAKLVPCKAVNPSKHTDLDETIETTFEVSKENQDELVLPSIELPVQQSCDASIEQEAKAGDDVGQEELPCVATQDEDDSIDEEEASDLHEDTHSALLADVDAAASELHADTVSSSETSEVGEVTSCEEQTCSMDVCTADPHELSDEQEVTRARNNFLSSVAAEEICITVPQGDVDRQEKEDEHYTLAEESTEVHNESLESPSGNSLESGDTMLYPSIPAEEKLMSEDQTSALQEEKISAFPSERQTCRDPSSDLEKLMSKDQTSAFEEEELPAFPSDTEPQTCRDPSSDLDNLVEELTCLVGDICLTDNCPDRQEAETATEDGEQQENTPPQQEEDFEDSELTEETASSVEDSFEVQLSKITHLSLIISGDSADVLAAERQAEE, encoded by the exons atgtCGTCAATCCAAGGACTCCCTTCACGAGGATCAGATGTCACAATTACCATAACCAGGGTCCACTTGCATCCTCTGTCTGTGGTTGTGGAGTTCTGGGGAAAATTTAGCCAGGAGAAGACAGCAGATTATGAGCGCCTATCTAAAGACATTCAGTCTCCTGGGAACAGATTTCAAGAGTTGGAGGGAAATCCTGGTGACCAGTGCTTGGCTCAGGTAGATGGTACTTGGTACAGATCCCGCATTGTCTCAAGAAATGGCTCCAAATACAGTGTGTTCCTCATCGACAAAGGGATGACATCCAGCGCCACAAGAAGTAAGCTGGCATGGGGTAAGAAAGAGCATTTCCAACTGGCCCCTGAAGTGGAGTTTTGTGTGTTAGCTAATGTGTTACCACTCTCACCTGAGAGCAGATGGTCTCCGGTTGCTCTGGATTTTTTGAAATCTCTCGCCGGGAAGTCTGTGACAGCATATGTACAAGATGTACTTGTGCAGCACAGAACGTTTCTCCTGCACATCCCTTCCATAGCCAGACAAATGTATGAGATGGGATTTGCCAAGAAACTGTCACAAGACTTGTTCCAAGACTTTGTACTCATGACGCTCCAGTCCCATAGCGCTTCTGAAGCGTCTCCAGGGATCCAGCAGCTCTCCAAAGGAGCAGGTGAGCGACTACACAAGCAAGAGCTGTTCATGTACCCAGAGCTGCCAGGAGGAACTGTGGAGACCGTCATCGTCACAGAAGTGACAAATCCACAGAGGATTTTTTGCCAGTTGAAAGTCTTCTCACAAGAGTTGAAGAAACTGTCAGAGCAACTCACACAGAGCTGCGAAGGCAGGGTGTCCAATTGCATTATAGACCCTGAAATGGCTGGGTTTCCATGTGCTGCAAGAGGAGCTGATGGCAAGTGGTACCGCTCTGTTCTACAGCAGGTATTCCCAACCAATAACATGGTAGAAGTGTTAAATGTTGACTTTGGAACTAAACAGTTTGTTCAAGTGAAGAATGTCAGACCACTGGCTGCAGAGTTTTTCAGGATGCCAGTTGTCACCTACATCTGCTCCCTTCATGGAATCATTGACAAAGGGGTGGGATGGACAACCAGCCAGATCGATTATCTCAGGTGCCTCCTCCTGTACAAGACAGTGATCGCCAAATTTGAGTACCAAAGCATCTCTGAGGGGGTTCACTATGTTACACTCTATGGGGACGACAGCGTAAACATGAACAACTTGTTCGGTGCGAAGGAGAGCTGTTTTCTGGAGTGTGATAAATCCCTTGGAGATTACACCCTCCGTAACTCTGCGTACAGCCGCCAGCCTCCAGTCCGACAAGACAGCAATGACAGAAACATGTTAACTTCTAGACAGGCTGtagaggaaaacaaaatgaaagcagcagagaagTTACCTGCTGGAGATCTCCCTCTAAACTCCTCACATGTGGCAGTTGTTCAGCACGTATCCAGCCCATCACAGTTTTGGATCCAAACACAGAATTACACACAGGACTTGGATGAACTGATGGATGGTATCTATCATCTGTACAAAGATTCACCTAATAAAGATCCAGTAAGAAATCCAACTGTTGGACTCTACTGTGTTGCCAAGTCAGAAGATGGTGAATTCTACAGAGCAACAGTGACTGAAGTTTGTGAGACGCAAGTCAAAGTGTTTTATGTAGATTATGGAAACACCGAGGTGGTTGACAGGAGTGACATTAGGATGCTTCCTGCCAAGTTCAAAAAGCTGCCATGGCTGGCGCTAAAATGCATCTTGGCTGGTGTCAGACCAAAAGAAGAGACATGGGGTGAAAGTGCCTCTGAGTTTTTCTTCAAAGCAGTCACAGATAAATCAGTAAGTGTGCACGTGACGGCAAAACATGGTGACAGCTATGTTGTCCAACTAACAGATCCTGAAGCACAGGGAGAACAGGATGTCAGTACACTGATGGTTAGCGCTGGTCTCGCTGAAAGATCTGAGATTCAAACCAAAGCCAAAGTCAATATGCCAACTCCCATTATGCCTCCCGCACAGTGCCCAGCTCCCAGAGCCTCAGGTGTattcagcagcagtggaatGTCTTTCCTGATCCCAAACCCAGTTTTCCTTGCCAACACTGAAAGAAGAGTTCTTACATTTAAAGAGCACATGTTTCCCATCGGAAGTGTCCTTGATGTCACTGTGTCCTACATTGAAAGCCCAAATGACTTCTGGTGCCAGCTAGCACAAAACACAGGCTACTTGAAACTGCTAATGCGTGACATACAGGCTCACTATGCTGGCAGCGAGTTTGAGCCTAATGTAGAAACTGCTTGTGTTGCTCGCCATCCCGATAATGGAATGTGGTACAGAGCCCTCGTGATTCACAAACATGAAGCCCCTCAAGTGGACGTATTGTTTGTCGACTACGGCCAGATGGAGACGGTCTCCCTCTTTGACCTGAGAAGGATCCGCCCAGAATTCCTGACTCTGCATGGCCAGGCTTTTCGATGCAGCCTGTTAAACCCCATTGATCCCACGTCTGCCATTAATGAGTGGAATGGAGAGGCAGTAACAAGGTTCCAGAAGTTTGTGGAAACTGCTGTGTCCAACTTTGTGATTTTAAAGTGCACCATATTTGCTGTCATGTACAGTGAGCAGAAGATTGTTTTCAACATTGTGGATTTAGAAACTCCCTTCGAGAGTGTCTGCACCAGTTTGGCCAATCTTGTCAAAAGTGCACCTCCCAAGAAAGCCACTGGGCCATCTTTCCGCCTGGACACGTACTACTACTCAACACACAATGTCAAAACCGGGACAGAGGAGCAGGTCACAGTAACATGTGTGAGCAACACAGGCCAGTTCTACTGCCAGCTTGAGAAGAATGTTGATGTGATGAAAGACCTCAAGATGAAAGTGAGCAATCTGTGCCGCCAGCTGGAGAATGTAAAGCTTCCAGCAGTCTTTGGAACTCTGTGCTTTGCACGATACACAGATGGGGAGTGGTACAGGGGCCAGATCAAGGCCACAAAGCCGGCAATTCTGGTGAACTTTGTGGATTATGGGGACACTATTGaggtggagaaatgtgacttgctTCCAGTTCCCAGAGAGGCAAATGACATCATGTCTGTACCTGTGCAAGCAGTTGTGTGTGGTCTGTCTGATGTCCCCGTCAAGGTTCCCGGCGAGGTGAACAGTTGGTTCGAGACAAATGCAACAGAATGTAAATTCCGAGCACTTGTAGTAGCCAGAGAACCTGATGGTAAATTGCTGGTGGAGCTGTATCATGGAAACACGCAGATCAATGCAAAGATCAAGAAAATGTTTCAGATTAAGATGCACACAGAAGAGCAAGTTGTCAACCAGGGCTGGAAAGCACACGAGGCTTCAGcaaatcatgacaaaaagacagtaaaaggTGTCTCAAAGCAAGCTGCAGACATGGGAGATCAGacacaaatggcaaaaaaaaataatttctcttCCCCTAAACCTCCACATCAAATGAGAGATGTGAGAAAATCTACTGATGTGAATCTCCTGCCTGCACCAAAGCCCACTCGCCCTGTTTATGAAAACAGTCAGAAGGTCAGAACTGCTCCACTAGAGCTGTACAAACCTCCACATCAAAGGCAGTCATGTGGAAGGATGACAAGTAACAGTTTAGAGCCAGCTGGAGCCCATGtgatgccaaaaaaagaaaaacccactgATACTGAGTCTGAGTCACCTGACACCGAATCCCAGAATGAAAGCAATGCTGAGAAACTCCCTAAACTCTCAGACCTGCCTTTAAAACCTATCACACCTGGTTTGGCAGCAGATGTTTATGTCTCGCACTGCAACAGCCCATTAAGTTTCTATGTGCAGTGTCTGAGTGAAGAGGAGCAAATATTCTCCCTGGTAGAAAAGCTCAATGATCCCAGATCAGCTCTGATACCCAACAACATCAAAGATGCTCGTCCAGGTGACCTCGTTCAAGCAGAGTTTCCAGATGATTCCTTGTGGTACCGAGCAGTTGTAAGAGAAATCCACGGCAACACGGAGGCTCTAGTTGAGTTTGTGGATTTTGGAAATACAGCAATGACGCTGATTTCCAAGATAGGCAGACTCCATAAATCCTTTTTGGAGTTACCCGTTTACAGCACACATTGTATGTTGAGCAGCGCTGCAAGTTTTGAAGAAAACCGAGTGCTTGATCCAGATGTGGTGTCGGCTTTCAAAGACAACATCGGTGACAACGCAGAAAAGGTTTTCAGGTGTGAGTTCATCAGGCAGGTGGGATCTGTGTGGGAAGTTAGTCTTGAAGACAGTGGCGTGAGTGTTGTGTGTGAAGTGAACACAAAATGTCCTGAAATACTCTCAGAGAAACTCGAGCAAGTTAAGGAGGAGCCTGTTGAGATCTCTGACATCAGCCAAGAGCCAGAGAACACAGAGAAATCACTGGTGAACCCTTGCTGTTATCATCAACAAGAGTTTTTAGATGGCCAACAGTCAGAGGTCTACATCACAGTCTTAAATGATGATCAGACCTTCTGGTGTCAGTCTGCTAACTCAGAAGAACTCGATAAGATCATGTTAAGTGTCTCAGAGGTTGGAGATGATGCAGATCACAACCCTGTCGACCCAGGTGCTGTCCTCCCTGGCAACCCATGCATCGCTCGCTTTTCAGATGATCAGCTTTGGTATCGTGCAGAGGTCATCAACACAGCTGGAGATGAGCTTTCTGTTGTCTTCATAGACTATGGAAATAAGTCCCAAGTCAACATTACAGATGTGAGAGAAGTGCCTCCAGTCTTGTTGGAAATCCCACCACAGGCATTCTTGTGTGAGCTTGAGGGCTTCGATAAATCACGTGGATGTTGGGACAGCCGTGCATACAATGAAATATCCACACTTACAGCAGACAAACTGTTACAGCTGAATATCACTAGAGTCACcagagcagacagaaaaacCAAATGCTTTGTGCGGATGGAGTGTGAAGGCCAGGTGTTAAACGAGGTTATGAAAACCTGGTGGAAGAGCTTCACAACGGAACACAAACCTGACACAGCTGAACTGACCTCGTCATATGAACCACCACTGCAGCATGACCCAACTGTGGATGAGGATGTACCACCAGAGGATCCACTACAGCAGCCTGAGATCCAAGCAGTAGATAGTGCTGTTAGTAATGTTCACCCTGAGACAGACCACAGCCAAGAGCACAGCGCTGATGAACCTACTGACCCTCACAGAGTGAATGAGGTCTCTACAATAGAAAATAGTCCAGAGAACAGGGAGGACTCTGAAGATTCTGCTCATTCTGAGTCTTTTGTTGAGTCTCCAAAAGACGAAAGAGATTCCATTGAAGGGTTGGACATAGTCCCTGCTGTGATAACACCTCATGAAGACATTTTGCCAGATGAAACTATTTTGCCTCCACTTGATAACAAACAAGGCCCAGACGTTTTGAGCTCAAGCTGTAACGTGAATGCGGCAGAAACTGACAAAGGTACTGAAGAGCAGGATACTTCAGTGGTGGACAGTGTTGGACCAGAGGACTTCAGTTCTCCGCTGGATGAGAACCTTGTAGAGTCCATGGATGGGTCGGAGACAACTAAAGAGGAGTCTCTCCTTGAGGAGACGAATACTTCTAACTCATGCTTCGACATCATGGCTTTTACTG gtcCAGCTACAGAAAGAGATTACATGGAGGCTGGTGTTGTAACAAGTACTCCTCTGACCTGCATGACGACAGCGAAACTG GTTCCCTGCAAAGCTGTAAATCCGAGCAAACACACAGATCTTGATGAGACAATTGAAACAACTTTCGAAGTCTCAAAAGAG AATCAGGACGAGTTGGTGCTGCCGTCTATTGAGCTTCCTGTGCAGCAGTCGTGTG ATGCTTCCATAGAGCAGGAAGCTAAAGCTGGAGATGACGTTGGACAAGAGGAGCTGCCATGTGTCGCCACACAAGATGAG GATGACTCTATTGATGAAGAGGAGGCCTCAGATCTTCATGAAGATACACACTCAG ctttGCTAGCAGACGTTGATGCAGCAGCTAGTGAGCTACACGCTGACACAGTTTCCTCTTCAGAAACG AGTGAAGTTGGAGAGGTAACATCTTGTGAGGAACAGACCTGTTCAATGGACGTCTGCACAG CAGATCCACATGAGTTAAgtgatgaacaggaagtgacTAGAGCAAGAAACAACTTTCTGAGCAGTGTGGCAGCAGAAGAAATCTGCATCACT gttcccCAGGGAGATGTTGATCGTCAGGAAAAGGAAGATGAGCATTACACATTAGCTGAAGAATCCACTGAG GTCCACAATGAATCACTTG AAAGTCCTTCAGGGAACTCATTAGAAAGTGGAGATACGATGCTGTACCCTTCCATTCCTGCTGAG GAGAAGCTGATGAGTGAAGATCAGACCTCGGCTCTTCAAGAGGAGAAAATTTCTG cTTTTCCATCTGAACGACAAACCTGCAGAGATCCGTCTTCAGATCTG GAGAAGTTGATGAGTAAAGATCAGACCTCGGCTTTTGAGGAGGAGGAACTTCCTG cttttCCATCTGATACGGAGCCACAGACCTGCAGAGATCCATCTTCAGATCTG GACAACCTTGTTGAAGAGCTAACTTGCCTTGTTGGAGACATCTGTTTGACAGACAACTGTCCAG ATCGACAAGAAGCTGAAACAGCGACAGAAGACGGTGAGCAGCAGGAGAACACACCTCCACAACAAGAAGAG GATTTTGAAGACTCTGAGCTGACAGAAGAAACAGCGTCTTCTGTTGAGGACAGTTTTG AGGTGCAGCTGTCGAAGATAACTCATCTGTCTCTGATCATCAGTGGTGATTCTGCTGATGTTCTGGCTGCTGAGCGGCAGGCAGAAGAGTAA